The following proteins come from a genomic window of Nocardiopsis sp. YSL2:
- a CDS encoding gamma-aminobutyraldehyde dehydrogenase produces MTQESGTEHLRNFVNGEYVDAADGARADLVDPSTGKVFATAAVSGAEDVDRAFKAARNAFEGGWRDSTPAERQIAMNKFADAVEERADELVDAEVRNCGKPVGLTKSEEIGQVLDALRFFAGAARNLEGRAAGEYMADHTSWIRREPLGVVGQITPWNYPMAMAAWKIGPALAAGDTIVLKPSDTTPLSTLLLAEIASEFFPAGVFNVVTGDRDTGRALVDHPTPALISLTGSTRAGYEVAQAGSKDLKRLHLELGGKAPVIVFDDADVERAAAGIADAGYFNAGQDCTAATRVIAAPGIHDDLAAALAEQARGTVTAPPSNPDAAYGPVNNANQLARVTGFLERTPDHAEVLAGGHRVGDEGYFFAPTVVSGLRQGDELVTDEIFGPVITVQRFTDEDTAVSWANSVEYGLASSVWTKDHARALRVSRRLDFGCVWINTHIPVTAEMPHGGFKHSGYGKDLSTYSFEEYTRIKHVMSYIGD; encoded by the coding sequence GTGACCCAGGAGTCAGGTACCGAACACCTCCGCAACTTCGTCAACGGGGAGTACGTCGACGCCGCCGACGGGGCACGTGCCGACCTCGTGGACCCCTCGACCGGCAAGGTCTTCGCGACCGCCGCCGTGTCCGGCGCCGAGGACGTCGACCGCGCGTTCAAGGCCGCCCGGAACGCCTTCGAGGGCGGCTGGCGCGACTCCACGCCCGCCGAGCGGCAGATCGCCATGAACAAGTTCGCCGACGCCGTCGAGGAGCGGGCCGACGAACTCGTCGACGCCGAGGTCCGCAACTGCGGCAAGCCGGTGGGCCTGACCAAGAGCGAGGAGATCGGCCAGGTCCTGGACGCCCTGCGCTTCTTCGCGGGCGCCGCGCGCAACCTGGAGGGGCGCGCCGCGGGCGAGTACATGGCCGACCACACCTCGTGGATCCGGCGCGAGCCCCTCGGCGTCGTCGGCCAGATCACCCCGTGGAACTACCCGATGGCCATGGCCGCCTGGAAGATCGGCCCCGCCCTGGCCGCGGGCGACACCATCGTCCTCAAGCCCTCCGACACCACGCCGCTGTCCACGCTCCTGCTCGCGGAGATCGCCTCGGAGTTCTTCCCGGCCGGCGTGTTCAACGTGGTCACCGGCGACCGCGACACCGGCCGCGCCCTGGTGGACCACCCCACGCCCGCGCTGATCTCGCTCACCGGCTCCACGCGCGCCGGGTACGAGGTCGCCCAGGCCGGGTCCAAGGACCTCAAGCGCCTCCACCTGGAGCTGGGCGGCAAGGCCCCCGTCATCGTCTTCGACGACGCCGACGTCGAGAGGGCCGCCGCCGGGATCGCCGACGCCGGCTACTTCAACGCCGGCCAGGACTGCACCGCCGCCACGCGCGTCATCGCGGCCCCCGGTATCCACGACGACCTGGCCGCCGCGCTCGCCGAGCAGGCGCGCGGCACCGTCACCGCCCCGCCGAGCAACCCCGACGCCGCCTACGGCCCGGTCAACAACGCCAACCAGCTGGCGCGGGTCACCGGGTTCCTGGAGCGCACGCCCGACCACGCCGAGGTGCTCGCGGGCGGCCACCGGGTCGGCGACGAGGGCTACTTCTTCGCGCCCACCGTCGTGTCGGGCCTGCGCCAGGGCGACGAGCTGGTGACCGACGAGATCTTCGGCCCGGTCATCACCGTCCAGCGCTTCACCGACGAGGACACCGCCGTATCCTGGGCCAACTCCGTCGAGTACGGCCTGGCCTCCAGCGTGTGGACCAAGGACCATGCCCGCGCGCTGCGCGTCTCCCGCCGCCTGGACTTCGGGTGCGTGTGGATCAACACCCACATCCCCGTCACCGCCGAGATGCCGCACGGCGGCTTCAAGCACTCCGGCTACGGCAAGGACCTGTCGACGTACTCCTTCGAGGAGTACACCCGGATCAAGCACGTCATGAGCTACATCGGTGACTGA
- a CDS encoding aspartate aminotransferase family protein yields the protein MSAHLSPEEVQRAAKDHLWMHFTEMAGYDDADVPVITRGEGVHVYDSEGRKYLDGLSGLFVSQVGHGREEIADAIAEQAKELAYFPIWTYAHPKAAELAARLAGLAPGDLNRVFFTTSGSEAVESAWKLARQYFKAIGEPTRHKVISRKIAYHGSSLGALSITGLQAIKTPFEPLVPSTIQVPNTDFYRAPVHGDDHEAFGRWAADQIEDAILQNDPDTVAAVFVEPVQNSGGCFPPPPGYLQRVREICDRYGVLMVSDEVICAFGRLGEYFGAAKYGYLPDMITFAKGATSGYVPLGGVIAREKVMEPFKEPGSTFLHGITFAGHPVAAAAALANLDLFESEGILDNVRENAPVFRATLEKLLDLPIVGDVRGDGFFYGIELVKDKETKEVFTAEESTRLLKGFLSQALFEAGLVCRADDRGEPVVQLSPPLTCGPEHFDEIERILRKVLTEAWDRL from the coding sequence GTGTCAGCGCACCTGAGCCCGGAAGAAGTCCAGCGGGCCGCCAAGGACCATCTGTGGATGCACTTCACGGAGATGGCCGGCTACGACGACGCCGACGTCCCCGTCATCACCCGTGGTGAGGGCGTCCACGTCTACGACTCCGAGGGCAGGAAGTACCTGGACGGCCTGTCCGGACTGTTCGTCTCGCAGGTCGGGCACGGCCGCGAGGAGATCGCGGACGCGATCGCGGAGCAGGCCAAGGAGCTGGCCTACTTCCCGATCTGGACCTACGCCCACCCCAAGGCGGCGGAGCTGGCCGCGCGGCTGGCGGGCCTGGCGCCCGGCGACCTCAACCGGGTCTTCTTCACCACCAGCGGTTCCGAGGCCGTCGAGTCGGCGTGGAAGCTCGCGCGCCAGTACTTCAAGGCGATCGGCGAGCCCACCCGGCACAAGGTGATCAGCCGCAAGATCGCCTACCACGGCAGCAGCCTCGGCGCGCTCTCGATCACCGGCCTCCAGGCGATCAAGACGCCGTTCGAGCCGCTGGTGCCCAGCACCATCCAGGTGCCCAACACCGACTTCTACCGCGCGCCCGTCCACGGCGACGACCATGAGGCCTTCGGCCGCTGGGCCGCGGACCAGATCGAGGACGCGATCCTGCAGAACGACCCGGACACCGTCGCCGCGGTGTTCGTGGAGCCGGTGCAGAACTCCGGGGGCTGCTTCCCGCCGCCGCCCGGGTACCTGCAGCGGGTGCGCGAGATCTGTGACCGCTACGGCGTGCTGATGGTCTCCGACGAGGTCATCTGCGCCTTCGGCCGCCTCGGGGAGTACTTCGGCGCCGCCAAGTACGGCTACCTGCCGGACATGATCACCTTCGCCAAGGGCGCCACCAGCGGTTACGTGCCGCTGGGCGGTGTGATCGCCCGCGAGAAGGTGATGGAGCCGTTCAAGGAGCCCGGCAGCACGTTCCTGCACGGGATCACCTTCGCCGGGCACCCGGTCGCGGCCGCCGCGGCCCTGGCCAACCTCGACCTGTTCGAGAGCGAGGGCATCCTCGACAACGTCCGCGAGAACGCGCCCGTCTTCCGGGCCACCCTGGAGAAGCTGCTGGACCTGCCGATCGTCGGCGACGTCCGCGGTGACGGGTTCTTCTACGGCATCGAGCTGGTGAAGGACAAGGAGACCAAGGAGGTCTTCACGGCCGAGGAGTCCACGAGGCTGCTCAAGGGCTTCCTGTCGCAGGCGCTGTTCGAGGCCGGGCTGGTCTGCCGCGCCGACGACCGCGGTGAGCCGGTCGTGCAGCTCTCGCCGCCGCTGACCTGCGGGCCCGAGCACTTCGACGAGATCGAGCGCATCCTGCGCAAGGTCCTCACCGAGGCCTGGGACCGGCTCTAG